A window of Strix aluco isolate bStrAlu1 chromosome 2, bStrAlu1.hap1, whole genome shotgun sequence contains these coding sequences:
- the CTC1 gene encoding CST complex subunit CTC1 isoform X1 translates to MAQPSVAEQRWLQAARDFARRALPACEGPGGPEPPPLEAVLRCLRSAGGGDLPLGYSFISISDLQRQQCMPCCSHLTWSTNEFKEWAHQGQGFLPVQSPLPRTYLILVGYLTDGRQEGDAKLVDGCLYVKDNTGIIPCELLHFELEWLESLFLFPSWSYIPQTDRSAAGYVEILADPVPVNLPKEVCDSIPVTHLASPEPLLTSRIACKKRSKLALAGELVRLGPLLCIHHKTFFFLFLKCLTSAVWVPVLVQKPNQLAWHHILQLGHRYTITSLSMSSLKKSGQKMFVTSVSSCLLPYCAEQVREQPLDSAWQGESTQSSSLETAEQLSGSLELGVEEERPRSTKESKIISYVGTVTKILNGQAGLFLLDNKVCLCLAYQQLLNFARGLRPGACVELIDVHLLQKPLASFPFIVLGACLSSTVVLKSFSRLSTPYQPPTSSGNLYLQLLFRYNLGMPLYLWLVSLLETFEERFSCFFGRHRLLLSSTHRNPGAAEKFLVPLLQAVVPDRVEARDIYNEILEKIHHCPLQKYLSLNPPCQAPSLSVVCRVAEEKSWEGFSPSQLLSPLEAQHMGTQELNRRLAWSYCTLSAGSFQPRLILLGVLRVSSRSSSLQLQDKSSALPCVISHKDGSPFARTALIGSLLQVENYQLVVERFLQTDFPSWEHLANLEHVREKKNSVYVQFCFEDVQVLHAAEGQIQKALRSGNSSSLRRKADGSLTSELETPKAKMLKLEDPKPDTHRDENCQGGQSSAGRTSCVSRLFVVTQKEGLMLRNYQLHREEDGEGWELQCSFQSTVLWLGRPQLWSHPRETGNLPELEETGCDGEEDLTRQEVLLLFMGKSLRWFPFLHLDGLYRFIVPCCSDLEVFDKLCFPSVPAKFLSRSSCPLCLPVQDTWHLQHETWISCLTERQLAARSVLTGMDQRISSIPEILHNSFTGSLVSFSGEIVERTLCASPKNEKPSVTVGLRKQKGSLLAADHSLKLSVSAAPDSSVVMDIYITATYLQHLWGLLPGAKILFQNLERKISRFHNVYCTYIASSCVSIISLPASHLPFPSSPAGEASSPSLVFLSSLQPHLQNLPQARILCHLSCVRTLSLQWVCSLCSSIFKEGRCTRHSPPCPSHTGVRQASAWVLVEDGTGEALVLCKNQHVGAMLGLSLLEWEALQNCVQSRGRVTIQHGEATGTGCVEEPEDLIACYLRNLCRSPLICRPILLDFSLNRKPSKILQPVPLQLRNFRCGEVEFVSQVGPRPSLLCLNVEEVEQGTLSYLNSERIRRTSSHCQVVATA, encoded by the exons ATGGCGCAGCCCAGCGTGGCG GAGCAGCGCTGGCTGCAGGCCGCTCGGGACTTCGCTCGCCGAGCGCTCCCTGCCTGCGAGGGGCCTGGcgggccggagccgccgccgctggAGGCGGTACTGCGGTGCCTGCGGAGCGCGGGCGGCGGGGATCTGCCGCTCGGCTATAG tTTCATCTCCATCTCTGACCTACAGCGTCAGCAGTGCATGCCGTGCTGCAGCCACCTGACCTGGAGCACTAATGAATTCAAAGAATGGGCTCATCAAGGACAAGGTTTTTTACCTGTGCAGAGTCCTTTACCAAGGACTTACCTGATCTTGGTTGGCTATTTAACAGATGGAAGGCAAGAGGGCGATGCGAAGTTGGTAGATGGTTGCCTATACGTGAAAGACAATACTGGGATAATTCCTTGTGAG CTCCTGCATTTTGAACTTGAGTGGCTGGAGTCACTGTTCCTCTTCCCAAGCTGGTCGTATATACCACAGACGGATCGGAGCGCAGCAGGGTACGTGGAAATCCTGGCGGATCCAGTGCCAGTAAATCTCCCAAAGGAAGTGTGTGACAGCATTCCAGTCACCCACCTGGCATCCCCCGAGCCACTGCTCACCTCCAG GATTGCATGTAAGAAAAGATCAAAGCTTGCTCTGGCAGGTGAATTGGTCAGACTCGGGCCTCTCCTTTGTATTCACCACAAGacattcttctttctgtttctgaagtgcCTCACCTCAGCTGTTTGGGTCCCTGTGCTGGTGCAG AAGCCCAACCAGCTGGCATGGCATCATATCCTCCAGTTGGGTCACAGGTACACAATAACAAGCCTGAGTATGTCCAGCCTGAAGAAATCTGGACAGAAGATGTTTGTCACCAGTGTTTCTTCCTGCCTTCTGCCCTACTGTGCAGAGCAGGTGAGGGAGCAGCCACTGGACAGTGCTTGGCAAGGAGAATCCACTCAGTCTTCTTCCCTTGAGACTGCTGAGCAGCTCAGTGGCTCCTTGGAGCTGGGAGTTGAAGAGGAGAGGCCAAGATCAACCAAAGAATCCAAGATCATCTCCTATGTG GGAACTGTCACCAAAATACTCAATGGCCAAGCTGGTCTCTTTTTACTGGATAACAAAGTCTGCTTGTGCCTTGCTTACCAGCAGTTGTTGAATTTTGCACGTGGACTCCGACCAGGAGCATGTGTGGAA CTCATCGATGTCCACCTCCTGCAGAAGCCTCTGGCATCCTTCCCTTTCATTGTACTTGGTGCTTGCCTGAGCAGCACTGTTGTGCTGAAGAGTTTTTCAAGGCTCAGTACCCCCTACCAGCCACCAACCTCTTCGGGAAATCTCTACTTACAGCTGCTCTTCCGCTACAATCTTGGTATGCCACTCTACCTCTGGCTGGTGAGCCTCCTGGAGACGTTTGAGGAGAG gttttcctgtTTCTTTGGGCGCCATCGACTGTTGCTTAGCTCTACGCACCGAAACCCTGGAGCTGCTGAGAAGTTCCTTGTCCCTCTTCTGCAAGCCGTGGTGCCAGATAGAGTGGAAGCAAGAGATATCTATAATGAAATCCTGGAAAAAATACATCACTGTCCCCTGCAGAAG tatCTGAGCCTGAACCCCCCATGCCAGGCCCCATCTCTGTCTGTAGTTTGCCGTGTGGCAGAAGAGAAGAGCTGGGAAGGCTTCAGTCCATCCCAGCTGCTCTCCCCCTTGGAGGCACAGCACATGGGCACCCAGGAGCTGAATCGCAGACTGGCCTGGTCCTACTGCACACTCTCAGCAGGAAGTTTCCAGCCCCGCCTG ATACTACTGGGTGTGCTGAGAGTCTCCTCCAGGAGCAGTtccctccagctgcaggacaAGAGCAGCGCCCTTCCTTGCGTGATATCCCATAAGGATGGTAGCCCCTTTGCCCGTACAGCTCTCATAG GATCGCTCTTGCAGGTGGAAAACTATCAGCTTGTAGTGGAGAGATTCCTTCAGACTGATTTTCCCTCCTGGGAGCACCTGGCAAATCTGGAGcatgtgagggaaaaaaaaaacag TGTCTACGTGCAGTTCTGCTTTGAGGATGTTCAGGTTCTCCATGCTGCTGAAGGACAAATCCAGAAAGCCCTTAGGAGTGGAAACAGCTCTTCTTTGAGGAGGAAGGCTGATGGCAGCTTAACATCTGAGCTGGAAACCCCAAAGGCAAAAATGCTGAAATTGGAGGATCCTAAGCCAGATACTCACCGAGATGAGAACTGTCAGGGAGGCCAGAGCAGCGCTGGAAGAACCAGCTGTGTATCTCGCCTATTCGTGGTTACCCAGAAAGAGGGTCTTATGTTACGCAATTATCAACTACACAGAGAAGAAGATGGAGAAGGATGGGAGCTGCAGTGCAGTTTCCAATCCACGGTGTTGTGGCTGGGCAGACCTCAGCTCTGGAGCCACCCCAGAGAAACTGGGAATCTACCAGAGCTGGAGGAGACTGGCTGCGATGGAGAAGAGGACCTGACACGGCAAGAA GTACTGCTGCTCTTTATGGGAAAGTCTCTACGATGGTTTCCATTTCTGCACCTGGATGGGCTGTATCGCTTCATTGTGCCCTGCTGCTCG GACTTGGAAGTGTTTGACAAGCTCTGTTTTCCATCTGTGCCAGCAAAGTTCCTGAGCAGGTCATCCTGCCCACTGTGCCTGCCTGTCCAAGATACCTGGCACTTACAGCATGAGACATGGATCTCCTGTCTGACGGAGCGCCAG CTGGCAGCGAGGTCGGTGCTGACAGGCATGGACCAGAGAATTTCCTCCATTCCAGAAATACTTCACAACAG TTTCACAGGTTCCCTTGTTTCTTTCTCTGGTGAGATAGTGGAGAGGACCTTGTGTGCCTCTCCCAAGAATGAGAAACCATCCGTGACTGTCGGCCTTCGAAAGCAGAAAG GGAGTCTGCTAGCTGCTGATCACAGCCTCAAGCTCAGCGTCTCGGCTGCTCCAGACTCCAGTGTTGTGATGGACATTTACATTACTGCCACCTACCTGCAGCATCTCTGGGGTTTGCTACCTGGAGCCAAGATCCTCTTCCAGAACTTGGAACGCAAAATCTCAAG ATTCCATAATGTTTATTGCACATACATTGCCTCCAGCTGTGTGAGCATCATATCTCTGCCAGCTTCGCACCTACCTTTTCCTTCCAG TCCTGCAGGAGAAGCCTCATCCCCCTCACTAGTGTTTCTATCCAGCCTGCAACCTCACCTGCAAAACCTGCCCCAGGCACGGATTTTATGCCACTTGTCCTGTGTACGGACTCTGTCCCTGCAGTGGGTTTGCTCGCTTTGCAGCAGCATCTTCAAAGAG GGGAGGTGCACCCGACACAGTCCACCATGTCCATCACACACAGGCGTGAGGCAAGCTAGTGCATG GGTGCTGGTGGAGGACGGAACAGGTGAAGCTTTGGTGCTGTGCAAGAACCAGCACGTGGGAGCAATGCTGGGCCTGAGCCTGCTCGAGTGGGAAGCTCTGCAGAACTGTGTGCAGAGCAGGGGCAGAGTGACCATTCAGCACGGGGAAGCTACTGGCACAGGG TGTGTAGAGGAACCTGAGGATCTCATTGCTTGCTATCTAAGGAACCTGTGCAGGAGTCCTCTCATCTGTCGCCCTATCCTGCTGGATTTCAGCCTAAACAGGAAGCCCTCCAAGATCCTGCAGCCTG TTCCACTGCAGCTGAGAAACTTTCGATGCGGTGAAGTGGAGTTTGTGTCGCAAGTGGGACCTCGGCCAAGCCTGCTGTGCCTGAATGTGGAGGAGGTGGAACAAGGCACCTTAAGCTATCTGAACAGCGAGAGGATTAGGAGAACATCTAGTCACTGCCAAGTGGTAGCTACTGCTTAA
- the CTC1 gene encoding CST complex subunit CTC1 isoform X6, translating into MAQPSVAEQRWLQAARDFARRALPACEGPGGPEPPPLEAVLRCLRSAGGGDLPLGYSFISISDLQRQQCMPCCSHLTWSTNEFKEWAHQGQGFLPVQSPLPRTYLILVGYLTDGRQEGDAKLVDGCLYVKDNTGIIPCELLHFELEWLESLFLFPSWSYIPQTDRSAAGYVEILADPVPVNLPKEVCDSIPVTHLASPEPLLTSRIACKKRSKLALAGELVRLGPLLCIHHKTFFFLFLKCLTSAVWVPVLVQKPNQLAWHHILQLGHRYTITSLSMSSLKKSGQKMFVTSVSSCLLPYCAEQVREQPLDSAWQGESTQSSSLETAEQLSGSLELGVEEERPRSTKESKIISYVGTVTKILNGQAGLFLLDNKVCLCLAYQQLLNFARGLRPGACVELIDVHLLQKPLASFPFIVLGACLSSTVVLKSFSRLSTPYQPPTSSGNLYLQLLFRYNLGMPLYLWLVSLLETFEERFSCFFGRHRLLLSSTHRNPGAAEKFLVPLLQAVVPDRVEARDIYNEILEKIHHCPLQKYLSLNPPCQAPSLSVVCRVAEEKSWEGFSPSQLLSPLEAQHMGTQELNRRLAWSYCTLSAGSFQPRLILLGVLRVSSRSSSLQLQDKSSALPCVISHKDGSPFARTALIGSLLQVENYQLVVERFLQTDFPSWEHLANLEHVREKKNSVYVQFCFEDVQVLHAAEGQIQKALRSGNSSSLRRKADGSLTSELETPKAKMLKLEDPKPDTHRDENCQGGQSSAGRTSCVSRLFVVTQKEGLMLRNYQLHREEDGEGWELQCSFQSTVLWLGRPQLWSHPRETGNLPELEETGCDGEEDLTRQEVLLLFMGKSLRWFPFLHLDGLYRFIVPCCSDLEVFDKLCFPSVPAKFLSRSSCPLCLPVQDTWHLQHETWISCLTERQLAARSVLTGMDQRISSIPEILHNSFTGSLVSFSGEIVERTLCASPKNEKPSVTVGLRKQKGSLLAADHSLKLSVSAAPDSSVVMDIYITATYLQHLWGLLPGAKILFQNLERKISRGGAPDTVHHVHHTQA; encoded by the exons ATGGCGCAGCCCAGCGTGGCG GAGCAGCGCTGGCTGCAGGCCGCTCGGGACTTCGCTCGCCGAGCGCTCCCTGCCTGCGAGGGGCCTGGcgggccggagccgccgccgctggAGGCGGTACTGCGGTGCCTGCGGAGCGCGGGCGGCGGGGATCTGCCGCTCGGCTATAG tTTCATCTCCATCTCTGACCTACAGCGTCAGCAGTGCATGCCGTGCTGCAGCCACCTGACCTGGAGCACTAATGAATTCAAAGAATGGGCTCATCAAGGACAAGGTTTTTTACCTGTGCAGAGTCCTTTACCAAGGACTTACCTGATCTTGGTTGGCTATTTAACAGATGGAAGGCAAGAGGGCGATGCGAAGTTGGTAGATGGTTGCCTATACGTGAAAGACAATACTGGGATAATTCCTTGTGAG CTCCTGCATTTTGAACTTGAGTGGCTGGAGTCACTGTTCCTCTTCCCAAGCTGGTCGTATATACCACAGACGGATCGGAGCGCAGCAGGGTACGTGGAAATCCTGGCGGATCCAGTGCCAGTAAATCTCCCAAAGGAAGTGTGTGACAGCATTCCAGTCACCCACCTGGCATCCCCCGAGCCACTGCTCACCTCCAG GATTGCATGTAAGAAAAGATCAAAGCTTGCTCTGGCAGGTGAATTGGTCAGACTCGGGCCTCTCCTTTGTATTCACCACAAGacattcttctttctgtttctgaagtgcCTCACCTCAGCTGTTTGGGTCCCTGTGCTGGTGCAG AAGCCCAACCAGCTGGCATGGCATCATATCCTCCAGTTGGGTCACAGGTACACAATAACAAGCCTGAGTATGTCCAGCCTGAAGAAATCTGGACAGAAGATGTTTGTCACCAGTGTTTCTTCCTGCCTTCTGCCCTACTGTGCAGAGCAGGTGAGGGAGCAGCCACTGGACAGTGCTTGGCAAGGAGAATCCACTCAGTCTTCTTCCCTTGAGACTGCTGAGCAGCTCAGTGGCTCCTTGGAGCTGGGAGTTGAAGAGGAGAGGCCAAGATCAACCAAAGAATCCAAGATCATCTCCTATGTG GGAACTGTCACCAAAATACTCAATGGCCAAGCTGGTCTCTTTTTACTGGATAACAAAGTCTGCTTGTGCCTTGCTTACCAGCAGTTGTTGAATTTTGCACGTGGACTCCGACCAGGAGCATGTGTGGAA CTCATCGATGTCCACCTCCTGCAGAAGCCTCTGGCATCCTTCCCTTTCATTGTACTTGGTGCTTGCCTGAGCAGCACTGTTGTGCTGAAGAGTTTTTCAAGGCTCAGTACCCCCTACCAGCCACCAACCTCTTCGGGAAATCTCTACTTACAGCTGCTCTTCCGCTACAATCTTGGTATGCCACTCTACCTCTGGCTGGTGAGCCTCCTGGAGACGTTTGAGGAGAG gttttcctgtTTCTTTGGGCGCCATCGACTGTTGCTTAGCTCTACGCACCGAAACCCTGGAGCTGCTGAGAAGTTCCTTGTCCCTCTTCTGCAAGCCGTGGTGCCAGATAGAGTGGAAGCAAGAGATATCTATAATGAAATCCTGGAAAAAATACATCACTGTCCCCTGCAGAAG tatCTGAGCCTGAACCCCCCATGCCAGGCCCCATCTCTGTCTGTAGTTTGCCGTGTGGCAGAAGAGAAGAGCTGGGAAGGCTTCAGTCCATCCCAGCTGCTCTCCCCCTTGGAGGCACAGCACATGGGCACCCAGGAGCTGAATCGCAGACTGGCCTGGTCCTACTGCACACTCTCAGCAGGAAGTTTCCAGCCCCGCCTG ATACTACTGGGTGTGCTGAGAGTCTCCTCCAGGAGCAGTtccctccagctgcaggacaAGAGCAGCGCCCTTCCTTGCGTGATATCCCATAAGGATGGTAGCCCCTTTGCCCGTACAGCTCTCATAG GATCGCTCTTGCAGGTGGAAAACTATCAGCTTGTAGTGGAGAGATTCCTTCAGACTGATTTTCCCTCCTGGGAGCACCTGGCAAATCTGGAGcatgtgagggaaaaaaaaaacag TGTCTACGTGCAGTTCTGCTTTGAGGATGTTCAGGTTCTCCATGCTGCTGAAGGACAAATCCAGAAAGCCCTTAGGAGTGGAAACAGCTCTTCTTTGAGGAGGAAGGCTGATGGCAGCTTAACATCTGAGCTGGAAACCCCAAAGGCAAAAATGCTGAAATTGGAGGATCCTAAGCCAGATACTCACCGAGATGAGAACTGTCAGGGAGGCCAGAGCAGCGCTGGAAGAACCAGCTGTGTATCTCGCCTATTCGTGGTTACCCAGAAAGAGGGTCTTATGTTACGCAATTATCAACTACACAGAGAAGAAGATGGAGAAGGATGGGAGCTGCAGTGCAGTTTCCAATCCACGGTGTTGTGGCTGGGCAGACCTCAGCTCTGGAGCCACCCCAGAGAAACTGGGAATCTACCAGAGCTGGAGGAGACTGGCTGCGATGGAGAAGAGGACCTGACACGGCAAGAA GTACTGCTGCTCTTTATGGGAAAGTCTCTACGATGGTTTCCATTTCTGCACCTGGATGGGCTGTATCGCTTCATTGTGCCCTGCTGCTCG GACTTGGAAGTGTTTGACAAGCTCTGTTTTCCATCTGTGCCAGCAAAGTTCCTGAGCAGGTCATCCTGCCCACTGTGCCTGCCTGTCCAAGATACCTGGCACTTACAGCATGAGACATGGATCTCCTGTCTGACGGAGCGCCAG CTGGCAGCGAGGTCGGTGCTGACAGGCATGGACCAGAGAATTTCCTCCATTCCAGAAATACTTCACAACAG TTTCACAGGTTCCCTTGTTTCTTTCTCTGGTGAGATAGTGGAGAGGACCTTGTGTGCCTCTCCCAAGAATGAGAAACCATCCGTGACTGTCGGCCTTCGAAAGCAGAAAG GGAGTCTGCTAGCTGCTGATCACAGCCTCAAGCTCAGCGTCTCGGCTGCTCCAGACTCCAGTGTTGTGATGGACATTTACATTACTGCCACCTACCTGCAGCATCTCTGGGGTTTGCTACCTGGAGCCAAGATCCTCTTCCAGAACTTGGAACGCAAAATCTCAAG GGGAGGTGCACCCGACACAGTCCACCATGTCCATCACACACAGGCGTGA
- the CTC1 gene encoding CST complex subunit CTC1 isoform X5, whose protein sequence is MAQPSVAEQRWLQAARDFARRALPACEGPGGPEPPPLEAVLRCLRSAGGGDLPLGYSFISISDLQRQQCMPCCSHLTWSTNEFKEWAHQGQGFLPVQSPLPRTYLILVGYLTDGRQEGDAKLVDGCLYVKDNTGIIPCELLHFELEWLESLFLFPSWSYIPQTDRSAAGYVEILADPVPVNLPKEVCDSIPVTHLASPEPLLTSRIACKKRSKLALAGELVRLGPLLCIHHKTFFFLFLKCLTSAVWVPVLVQKPNQLAWHHILQLGHRYTITSLSMSSLKKSGQKMFVTSVSSCLLPYCAEQVREQPLDSAWQGESTQSSSLETAEQLSGSLELGVEEERPRSTKESKIISYVGTVTKILNGQAGLFLLDNKVCLCLAYQQLLNFARGLRPGACVELIDVHLLQKPLASFPFIVLGACLSSTVVLKSFSRLSTPYQPPTSSGNLYLQLLFRYNLGMPLYLWLVSLLETFEERFSCFFGRHRLLLSSTHRNPGAAEKFLVPLLQAVVPDRVEARDIYNEILEKIHHCPLQKYLSLNPPCQAPSLSVVCRVAEEKSWEGFSPSQLLSPLEAQHMGTQELNRRLAWSYCTLSAGSFQPRLILLGVLRVSSRSSSLQLQDKSSALPCVISHKDGSPFARTALIGSLLQVENYQLVVERFLQTDFPSWEHLANLEHVREKKNSVYVQFCFEDVQVLHAAEGQIQKALRSGNSSSLRRKADGSLTSELETPKAKMLKLEDPKPDTHRDENCQGGQSSAGRTSCVSRLFVVTQKEGLMLRNYQLHREEDGEGWELQCSFQSTVLWLGRPQLWSHPRETGNLPELEETGCDGEEDLTRQEVLLLFMGKSLRWFPFLHLDGLYRFIVPCCSDLEVFDKLCFPSVPAKFLSRSSCPLCLPVQDTWHLQHETWISCLTERQLAARSVLTGMDQRISSIPEILHNSFTGSLVSFSGEIVERTLCASPKNEKPSVTVGLRKQKGSLLAADHSLKLSVSAAPDSSVVMDIYITATYLQHLWGLLPGAKILFQNLERKISRFHNVYCTYIASSCVSIISLPASHLPFPSRGGAPDTVHHVHHTQA, encoded by the exons ATGGCGCAGCCCAGCGTGGCG GAGCAGCGCTGGCTGCAGGCCGCTCGGGACTTCGCTCGCCGAGCGCTCCCTGCCTGCGAGGGGCCTGGcgggccggagccgccgccgctggAGGCGGTACTGCGGTGCCTGCGGAGCGCGGGCGGCGGGGATCTGCCGCTCGGCTATAG tTTCATCTCCATCTCTGACCTACAGCGTCAGCAGTGCATGCCGTGCTGCAGCCACCTGACCTGGAGCACTAATGAATTCAAAGAATGGGCTCATCAAGGACAAGGTTTTTTACCTGTGCAGAGTCCTTTACCAAGGACTTACCTGATCTTGGTTGGCTATTTAACAGATGGAAGGCAAGAGGGCGATGCGAAGTTGGTAGATGGTTGCCTATACGTGAAAGACAATACTGGGATAATTCCTTGTGAG CTCCTGCATTTTGAACTTGAGTGGCTGGAGTCACTGTTCCTCTTCCCAAGCTGGTCGTATATACCACAGACGGATCGGAGCGCAGCAGGGTACGTGGAAATCCTGGCGGATCCAGTGCCAGTAAATCTCCCAAAGGAAGTGTGTGACAGCATTCCAGTCACCCACCTGGCATCCCCCGAGCCACTGCTCACCTCCAG GATTGCATGTAAGAAAAGATCAAAGCTTGCTCTGGCAGGTGAATTGGTCAGACTCGGGCCTCTCCTTTGTATTCACCACAAGacattcttctttctgtttctgaagtgcCTCACCTCAGCTGTTTGGGTCCCTGTGCTGGTGCAG AAGCCCAACCAGCTGGCATGGCATCATATCCTCCAGTTGGGTCACAGGTACACAATAACAAGCCTGAGTATGTCCAGCCTGAAGAAATCTGGACAGAAGATGTTTGTCACCAGTGTTTCTTCCTGCCTTCTGCCCTACTGTGCAGAGCAGGTGAGGGAGCAGCCACTGGACAGTGCTTGGCAAGGAGAATCCACTCAGTCTTCTTCCCTTGAGACTGCTGAGCAGCTCAGTGGCTCCTTGGAGCTGGGAGTTGAAGAGGAGAGGCCAAGATCAACCAAAGAATCCAAGATCATCTCCTATGTG GGAACTGTCACCAAAATACTCAATGGCCAAGCTGGTCTCTTTTTACTGGATAACAAAGTCTGCTTGTGCCTTGCTTACCAGCAGTTGTTGAATTTTGCACGTGGACTCCGACCAGGAGCATGTGTGGAA CTCATCGATGTCCACCTCCTGCAGAAGCCTCTGGCATCCTTCCCTTTCATTGTACTTGGTGCTTGCCTGAGCAGCACTGTTGTGCTGAAGAGTTTTTCAAGGCTCAGTACCCCCTACCAGCCACCAACCTCTTCGGGAAATCTCTACTTACAGCTGCTCTTCCGCTACAATCTTGGTATGCCACTCTACCTCTGGCTGGTGAGCCTCCTGGAGACGTTTGAGGAGAG gttttcctgtTTCTTTGGGCGCCATCGACTGTTGCTTAGCTCTACGCACCGAAACCCTGGAGCTGCTGAGAAGTTCCTTGTCCCTCTTCTGCAAGCCGTGGTGCCAGATAGAGTGGAAGCAAGAGATATCTATAATGAAATCCTGGAAAAAATACATCACTGTCCCCTGCAGAAG tatCTGAGCCTGAACCCCCCATGCCAGGCCCCATCTCTGTCTGTAGTTTGCCGTGTGGCAGAAGAGAAGAGCTGGGAAGGCTTCAGTCCATCCCAGCTGCTCTCCCCCTTGGAGGCACAGCACATGGGCACCCAGGAGCTGAATCGCAGACTGGCCTGGTCCTACTGCACACTCTCAGCAGGAAGTTTCCAGCCCCGCCTG ATACTACTGGGTGTGCTGAGAGTCTCCTCCAGGAGCAGTtccctccagctgcaggacaAGAGCAGCGCCCTTCCTTGCGTGATATCCCATAAGGATGGTAGCCCCTTTGCCCGTACAGCTCTCATAG GATCGCTCTTGCAGGTGGAAAACTATCAGCTTGTAGTGGAGAGATTCCTTCAGACTGATTTTCCCTCCTGGGAGCACCTGGCAAATCTGGAGcatgtgagggaaaaaaaaaacag TGTCTACGTGCAGTTCTGCTTTGAGGATGTTCAGGTTCTCCATGCTGCTGAAGGACAAATCCAGAAAGCCCTTAGGAGTGGAAACAGCTCTTCTTTGAGGAGGAAGGCTGATGGCAGCTTAACATCTGAGCTGGAAACCCCAAAGGCAAAAATGCTGAAATTGGAGGATCCTAAGCCAGATACTCACCGAGATGAGAACTGTCAGGGAGGCCAGAGCAGCGCTGGAAGAACCAGCTGTGTATCTCGCCTATTCGTGGTTACCCAGAAAGAGGGTCTTATGTTACGCAATTATCAACTACACAGAGAAGAAGATGGAGAAGGATGGGAGCTGCAGTGCAGTTTCCAATCCACGGTGTTGTGGCTGGGCAGACCTCAGCTCTGGAGCCACCCCAGAGAAACTGGGAATCTACCAGAGCTGGAGGAGACTGGCTGCGATGGAGAAGAGGACCTGACACGGCAAGAA GTACTGCTGCTCTTTATGGGAAAGTCTCTACGATGGTTTCCATTTCTGCACCTGGATGGGCTGTATCGCTTCATTGTGCCCTGCTGCTCG GACTTGGAAGTGTTTGACAAGCTCTGTTTTCCATCTGTGCCAGCAAAGTTCCTGAGCAGGTCATCCTGCCCACTGTGCCTGCCTGTCCAAGATACCTGGCACTTACAGCATGAGACATGGATCTCCTGTCTGACGGAGCGCCAG CTGGCAGCGAGGTCGGTGCTGACAGGCATGGACCAGAGAATTTCCTCCATTCCAGAAATACTTCACAACAG TTTCACAGGTTCCCTTGTTTCTTTCTCTGGTGAGATAGTGGAGAGGACCTTGTGTGCCTCTCCCAAGAATGAGAAACCATCCGTGACTGTCGGCCTTCGAAAGCAGAAAG GGAGTCTGCTAGCTGCTGATCACAGCCTCAAGCTCAGCGTCTCGGCTGCTCCAGACTCCAGTGTTGTGATGGACATTTACATTACTGCCACCTACCTGCAGCATCTCTGGGGTTTGCTACCTGGAGCCAAGATCCTCTTCCAGAACTTGGAACGCAAAATCTCAAG ATTCCATAATGTTTATTGCACATACATTGCCTCCAGCTGTGTGAGCATCATATCTCTGCCAGCTTCGCACCTACCTTTTCCTTCCAG GGGAGGTGCACCCGACACAGTCCACCATGTCCATCACACACAGGCGTGA